Proteins co-encoded in one Salvia splendens isolate huo1 chromosome 4, SspV2, whole genome shotgun sequence genomic window:
- the LOC121800760 gene encoding uncharacterized protein LOC121800760 — protein sequence MKLILEVEELITVEYKTGISCCFIIRFSILHQLQQENREHFLCEASSILGYRFVSVNKVSDHIFFVDVGAQESTIGFLNFIPVLKGNTYASWRSKVLIGLGVANLDYALRTEQPAPLIDESSDENKWNFERWEHSNRMSLMIMQHAIPENFRGTVPKEATTKEFLEVIDMNFASNEKAETASLMHKLVTMRYNGRGEIWEHIMEMSNTTSKLTTLNLTISDDQLVHLVMISLPHQFDHFKVSYNTVKDKWSLNELISHCVQEEERMKQSNGKCSLSNKL from the exons ATGAAACTAATTCTTGAAGTTGAAGAGCTCATCACCGTGGAGTATAAGACGGGGATTAGCTGCTGCTTCATTATCAGATTCTCAATTCTTCATCAGTTACAACAAGAAAACAGAGAACACTTTCTTTGTGAGGCATCTTCCATTCTAGG CTACCGATTTGTTTCTGTGAATAAAGTCTCCGATCACATTTTCttcgtggacgtaggtg CTCAAGAATCTACTATTGGTTTTCTAAATTTCATTCCTGTGCTAAAAGGCAATACCTATGCATCATGGAGAAGCAAGGTATTGATTGGTTTGGGGGTTGCAAATTTGGACTATGCACTTCGGACGGAGCAACCCGCCCCTCTTATTGATGAAAGTTCCGATGAGAATAAATGGAATTTTGAGAGGTGGGAACACTCCAATCGCATGAGTCTTATGATTATGCAACATGCCATCCCTGAAAACTTTCGCGGTACTGTCCCGAAAGAAGCAACAACTAAGGAATTCCTCGAGGTCATTGATATGAATTTCGCAAGCAATGAAAAGGCTGAAACGGCTTCATTGATGCATAAACTTGTGACCATGAGGTATAATGGCCGAGGGGAAATTTGGGAGCACATTATGGAAATGTCAAACACTACTTCAAAGCTCACTACACTTAATTTGACGATCAGTGATGATCAATTAGTGCATTTGGTTATGATATCTCTTCCTCATCAATTTGATCACttcaaagttagttacaataCTGTGAAGGATAAATGGTCATTGAATGAGTTGATTTCTCATTGTGTTCAAGAGGAAGAGAGGATGAAGCAAAGTAACGGAAAGTGCTCACTTAGCAACAAGCTATAA